Proteins from a single region of Spirochaetota bacterium:
- the pyrE gene encoding orotate phosphoribosyltransferase: protein MNHKERLFELLFTKSFMYRDNPPFTLVSGKQSPYYFDCKATTLDPEGCILIGKCMYALIKDLNADALGGLTLGADPISLSTAMEAYNHGKTLYPLIVRKEPKKHGTQKWIEGNTSGVKNVIAIDDVITTGGSTITAIERLTESGLNVIAAAVIIDRQEGGREAIEEKGIKVFSLFTRSDFDKRRLA, encoded by the coding sequence ATGAACCACAAGGAACGATTGTTTGAACTGCTGTTTACTAAATCATTTATGTACAGGGATAATCCACCGTTTACACTGGTAAGCGGAAAGCAGAGCCCCTACTACTTTGACTGTAAGGCTACAACACTTGACCCCGAAGGCTGTATCTTAATAGGAAAATGTATGTATGCATTAATAAAAGATTTAAATGCAGATGCTCTTGGAGGACTTACACTTGGTGCTGATCCCATTTCCCTATCAACGGCAATGGAAGCTTATAATCATGGTAAAACGCTGTATCCGCTTATTGTACGTAAAGAGCCAAAAAAGCACGGTACGCAAAAGTGGATCGAAGGCAATACATCTGGCGTAAAAAATGTCATAGCCATTGATGATGTTATCACAACCGGTGGATCAACAATCACCGCAATTGAACGGCTTACTGAATCAGGACTAAACGTAATTGCAGCAGCAGTTATTATTGACCGCCAAGAAGGTGGCCGGGAAGCAATAGAGGAAAAAGGTATTAAAGTTTTTTCTTTGTTTACGCGATCTGATTTTGATAAAAGAAGGTTGGCATAA
- a CDS encoding outer membrane beta-barrel protein — protein sequence MKKLLLVLLVVFTASSVFAAGIGIKGGYSKMYDDYADAYDDTWNFGIVFDMGTFLFNNLQFRPGIDFLSLENEDANFEYADVYGIHLDWYWFFMGKKQFSPFLGFGPALNYYNFEDDSSKGDSDAGLEGFAGIDFDLAGPWKLMVELRYLWHDIADRDSTIVKLNVGLLYYF from the coding sequence ATGAAAAAATTATTACTGGTGTTACTGGTGGTTTTTACAGCTTCAAGTGTATTTGCTGCTGGTATAGGCATCAAAGGCGGCTACAGTAAGATGTATGATGACTACGCAGATGCCTATGACGATACCTGGAACTTTGGTATTGTTTTTGACATGGGAACTTTTTTATTCAATAATCTGCAGTTTAGGCCAGGTATTGATTTTCTTTCATTGGAAAACGAAGATGCCAATTTTGAATATGCTGATGTATATGGCATACATTTAGACTGGTACTGGTTTTTCATGGGCAAAAAACAGTTTTCACCTTTCTTGGGTTTTGGTCCAGCATTGAACTACTATAACTTTGAAGATGATTCATCTAAGGGTGACTCTGATGCTGGTCTTGAAGGATTTGCAGGTATTGATTTTGATTTAGCAGGCCCCTGGAAACTCATGGTTGAGTTGCGTTATTTATGGCACGATATTGCTGACAGAGATTCAACAATTGTAAAACTTAACGTTGGATTGCTGTACTACTTCTAA